From a region of the Aulosira sp. FACHB-615 genome:
- a CDS encoding HAD family phosphatase, whose product MNFPNINRKTISFFLAVFLSIFCLGGAFSCLPAYAALESWSDTSTNKQAIVDFVNKVIADGISEKDRIAVFDNDGTLWAERPHYFQKDFIKDRLKKSSNVRVSNLVKMTQKEIEKTIGEPISAEGKIILSEIPSTIGITNGQYKTQAHDFLVNTNHNKLASSDDKGFIRFDTPYINLTYQPVIELVNYLKENGFKVYICSGGGIYFVRSFSDEAYGIPSEEVIGSAIKTTYDESNKIDGQGGSLVRKLSLAHYGDQQGKPVGIELFIGKRPLIAVGNSSGDFEMFKYTDSGFDKSLIVLINHDDCEREYKYNDVPGSTHLKDGVEVPDNESLDYAQNHDNWIVVSMKNDFKSIFKSNPSRTHPVCSN is encoded by the coding sequence ATGAATTTTCCCAATATTAACCGAAAGACTATCTCGTTTTTTCTCGCAGTTTTCTTATCAATCTTTTGCTTGGGAGGAGCTTTTAGCTGTCTGCCGGCTTATGCAGCCTTAGAGTCTTGGTCTGACACTTCTACTAATAAACAAGCAATCGTTGATTTTGTTAACAAAGTGATTGCGGATGGTATTTCAGAAAAAGATCGTATTGCTGTCTTTGATAATGATGGAACTTTATGGGCTGAAAGACCTCATTATTTTCAAAAAGATTTTATTAAAGACAGATTGAAGAAATCATCAAACGTCAGAGTCAGTAACTTAGTGAAAATGACGCAAAAAGAAATCGAGAAAACTATAGGAGAGCCTATTTCAGCCGAGGGTAAAATCATTCTCAGCGAAATCCCCAGTACAATTGGAATAACCAACGGTCAATATAAGACTCAAGCTCACGATTTTCTGGTTAATACCAATCATAATAAATTGGCTTCTAGTGATGATAAAGGTTTTATAAGGTTCGATACGCCCTACATCAACCTAACTTATCAACCCGTTATTGAGTTAGTTAATTACCTCAAAGAGAATGGGTTCAAAGTCTATATTTGTTCTGGCGGTGGCATTTATTTTGTCCGTTCCTTTTCTGATGAAGCTTATGGCATTCCCTCTGAAGAAGTGATCGGTTCTGCCATTAAGACAACCTATGATGAGTCGAATAAAATTGATGGACAGGGGGGAAGTTTGGTGCGTAAATTATCGTTAGCTCACTATGGCGATCAACAGGGTAAACCCGTAGGTATTGAACTCTTTATTGGGAAAAGACCTTTGATTGCTGTGGGTAACTCTAGTGGTGATTTTGAGATGTTTAAATACACAGATTCTGGGTTTGATAAATCCTTAATTGTGTTAATTAACCATGATGATTGTGAGCGAGAATATAAATACAATGATGTGCCTGGAAGCACTCATTTGAAAGATGGTGTGGAAGTACCTGATAATGAATCTCTCGACTATGCCCAAAATCATGATAATTGGATTGTAGTTAGTATGAAGAATGATTTTAAGTCCATTTTTAAGTCAAACCCATCAAGAACACATCCTGTTTGTTCTAACTAA
- a CDS encoding formylglycine-generating enzyme family protein, producing the protein MKNFVLKSLILCLLTLSLIFSSSIPVKASPINNKCPESMVLIPSGTFNIGSDTHYESERSAKDITVDSFCIDRHEVTNAEFRQFVEATSYQTIAERPLPKEQFPDLTNEQRQPGSLVFQPPSGGIQKIAYLSWWHWVVGANWQHPYGPDSNIEGKDNHPVVHIAYDDALAYANWIGKSLPTEAQWEYAGRGGLKDQDFTWGNQYSAKKANTWQGIFPFFNKEEDGNIGTAPVESYPPNGYGLYDMTGNVWELTSDWYRVGHSGKDHSLNPVGPNKEASFDPKKPDEGALHVIKGGSYLCAKNYCSRYRPGARESQAPDTGTTHIGFRLVKNL; encoded by the coding sequence ATGAAGAATTTTGTCCTAAAGTCACTCATTCTCTGTTTACTAACTCTCTCTTTAATTTTCAGTTCTTCCATTCCAGTAAAAGCATCTCCCATAAACAATAAATGTCCAGAGAGCATGGTATTGATTCCTAGCGGAACCTTTAATATCGGTTCAGATACTCACTATGAATCAGAACGTTCTGCTAAAGATATTACTGTTGATAGTTTCTGCATTGATCGCCACGAAGTCACTAACGCAGAGTTTCGCCAGTTTGTGGAAGCTACAAGCTATCAAACCATTGCAGAACGACCTCTACCTAAAGAACAATTTCCGGATTTAACCAATGAACAACGTCAACCCGGTTCTCTTGTCTTTCAACCTCCTTCCGGCGGCATTCAAAAGATAGCTTATTTAAGCTGGTGGCATTGGGTTGTCGGTGCTAACTGGCAACATCCTTACGGACCTGATAGCAACATCGAAGGGAAAGATAACCATCCTGTTGTTCATATCGCTTATGATGATGCTCTTGCTTATGCCAATTGGATCGGGAAATCTCTCCCGACTGAGGCACAATGGGAATATGCCGGGCGAGGGGGACTTAAAGATCAAGATTTTACTTGGGGCAATCAATATTCTGCCAAAAAGGCCAATACTTGGCAGGGGATTTTTCCCTTCTTCAACAAGGAAGAAGATGGAAATATAGGAACCGCCCCCGTAGAATCTTATCCGCCTAATGGCTATGGGTTGTATGATATGACAGGCAATGTCTGGGAATTAACCTCTGATTGGTATCGTGTGGGACACTCAGGAAAGGATCATAGTCTTAATCCAGTCGGTCCGAATAAGGAGGCCAGTTTTGACCCCAAAAAACCTGATGAGGGTGCATTGCACGTTATTAAAGGAGGTTCTTACCTGTGCGCTAAAAATTATTGTAGTCGTTATCGGCCAGGCGCCAGGGAATCTCAAGCACCTGATACCGGAACGACTCATATCGGGTTTCGTTTAGTCAAGAACTTATAG
- a CDS encoding AAA family ATPase — protein sequence MLSVTGYRLIAEIYNGARTLVYRGYREVDSLPVVIKLLKNPHPNFSEILSLRNHYTITKNLNSPFIIQTHSLEPYQNGYALVMEDFGGISLQEWGVGKNLKSIQEFLEVAIALCDALNVLYHERIIHKDIQPRNILINPATKQVKLIDFSIASLLPRETQTIVNPNVLEGTLAYISPENTGRMNRGIDYRTDFYSLGITFYQLLTGKLPFPANDPMELLHAHIAEIPPKLPDINPRIPQVIADIVMKMMAKNAEDRYQNALGLKSDLEKCYRQLQATGQIPDFPIAQRDFGDRFIIPDKLYGRENEIKTLLAVFERVSLGATEIMLVAGFSGIGKTAVVNEIHKPILRRRSYFIKGKFDQFNRNIPLSAFVQAFRDLIGQLLTENHSQIQAWRQKILQALGENAQVIIEVIPQLEKIIGKQPPAAELSGTAAENRFNLLFQKFTQVFTSADHPLVIFLDDLQWVDGASLKLIQLLITEANYLLLIGAYRNNEVQAGHPLMLTLSELQKNQVTINKISLAPLHQLHINQLVADTLKCQASLALPLSGLVFQKTQGNPFFINQFLKALHQNGLITFDVELGCWQCEITQITTQSLTEDVVTLMSWQLQRLPPATQKLLQLAACIGNSFDLDTLAIVSQQSPIEAAANLWKALQEGLVLPINEVYKFYIGTENLINKLQKIQNVSYIFLHDRVQQAAYILIPEYQKPVIHLKIGQLLLENLTPEAQEERLFVIVNHWNDGITLLTQPSERENLAQLNLAAGRKAKLTHTYKTAIAYFEQGIQLLPPDAWTRLYPLTLALHQEITEVCYLNSDFAGVTKWAEIVCQNAQNLLDTIKVRQNCIIAANVQGKIADSLQIGLDFLSSLGVEFPAQPTQADIQQAFARTRSLWVDKSIESLLDLPPLKDPHLLAQMEVLTVLSSAAYIIAPDLMPLLIFKQVEISIQFGNSPTSVFAYGDYGIVLCGVINDIENGYEFGELSIKLRDRLQIEAFKSRNGFVNYYFIKHWKDHLSQVLHPLEQAYQSGIATGDLESANLNAGAYCIYAYYQGQALPELVLKMDFYRQVIIKHQHTHCLVLQAVCHQAVINLLGNNLHPEQLTGEMFDADAALPQLREHNYLSGLLQWYINQTVLYYLFHQYEAAARLSAQTVEYLDSGTATLTIVIHTWFDALIQLNLYASATPQERQAILQQVQQQQDKLDHWATFAPSNHQHRWELVIAEKNRVVGNQVEAMQYYDRAIANAKTNGFIQDVALANELAAKFYLAWGKEKFAAIYMQEAYRCYELWGAKAKTQDLVQTYPHLLTPIPNPTPATKSKLTPEFSATLDLNTVIKANQTLSREIHTDRLLQNLIQLVITNAGADKAALFWNYDGALELGIKYFNHAVQSLERKPIEKCQHILRPLIHYVERTGETVITDYKTHISTINDPYCLQHQPKSILCTPILNQGQLVAVLYLENAITFGAFTDERVELLKLLCSQAAISLVNARLYEQSQSYAQQLERSLQERQQAEAALAESEAKFRGLVEGGSDVIWSAEIDGTLTYLSPQFQTIFGFNPDDFIGRSFSIFIHPDDQEQIQKPVRCLIEQGETILQQEFRHLCQDGSYLWVTVNVTPIRDTGGKVIRHQGIIRDINNSKRIEAEQKRQLAILESTSDFVGTADPQGKILYLNQAWRNLLDLDGAEPANRVNITEQHPAWALEIIINQALPTARISRMWVGETALLDHKGREVPVSQLVIAHKSSNGEVEYFSTIARDISDRQQQEQQLKQANAELMRATQLKDEFLATMSHELRTPLNVILGMTEGLQEEIFGPVTEKQLKTLKTIERSGFHLLELINDILDISKISSGQIELQYTKTAVIPLCEQSLELIKPQAAKKSIQIESKLPADVPNLYIDERRIRQVLINLLNNAVKFTPDGGSITIEVIFPKVIDQQNYLQIAITDTGIGIAPENLHRVFEPFIQVDSSLSRKYQGTGLGLAIVKRIVELHGGDVTLTSELGIGSCFAIALPY from the coding sequence ATGCTGAGTGTGACTGGATATCGTTTGATTGCAGAAATCTACAATGGCGCTAGAACTCTAGTGTATCGAGGATATCGAGAAGTTGACTCATTGCCTGTAGTCATTAAGCTGCTCAAAAATCCTCATCCTAATTTCAGTGAAATTTTATCATTGCGGAACCATTATACAATCACCAAAAATCTCAACTCCCCTTTTATTATTCAAACCCATAGCCTGGAACCTTACCAAAATGGTTATGCGCTGGTAATGGAAGACTTTGGCGGAATTTCTCTCCAGGAGTGGGGGGTGGGGAAAAACTTAAAATCAATACAAGAATTTTTAGAAGTAGCGATCGCACTCTGCGATGCCTTAAATGTACTGTATCACGAACGCATCATCCATAAAGATATTCAACCCAGGAATATATTAATTAATCCTGCAACTAAACAAGTTAAATTAATTGATTTTAGTATTGCATCTTTACTGCCGCGCGAAACCCAAACCATTGTTAACCCTAACGTCTTAGAAGGAACTCTCGCTTACATATCGCCAGAGAACACAGGGAGAATGAATCGCGGTATAGATTATCGTACAGACTTTTATTCTTTGGGAATAACATTTTATCAATTACTTACAGGAAAGTTACCTTTTCCAGCAAATGATCCAATGGAGTTGCTTCATGCTCATATTGCTGAAATTCCGCCAAAATTGCCCGATATTAACCCAAGAATACCCCAAGTCATTGCTGATATCGTCATGAAAATGATGGCTAAAAATGCTGAAGACAGATATCAAAATGCTTTGGGACTGAAATCTGATTTAGAAAAATGCTACCGACAACTCCAAGCAACTGGCCAAATTCCTGACTTTCCAATTGCACAAAGAGATTTTGGCGATCGCTTCATTATTCCTGATAAATTATATGGCAGAGAAAATGAAATTAAAACGCTCCTAGCAGTTTTTGAGCGCGTCAGTTTAGGCGCAACGGAAATTATGCTGGTGGCTGGGTTTTCTGGTATTGGTAAAACTGCGGTTGTGAATGAAATACATAAACCAATTTTGCGCCGACGTAGTTATTTTATTAAAGGCAAATTTGACCAATTTAACCGGAATATTCCCTTGAGTGCTTTTGTGCAAGCTTTCCGTGATTTAATTGGGCAGTTATTAACAGAAAATCATTCACAAATTCAAGCATGGCGGCAAAAAATATTACAAGCTCTGGGCGAAAATGCACAGGTAATTATTGAAGTTATTCCCCAATTAGAAAAAATTATTGGCAAACAACCACCAGCCGCAGAATTATCAGGAACAGCCGCCGAAAATCGGTTTAATTTATTATTCCAAAAATTTACCCAAGTTTTTACCAGTGCAGACCATCCCCTAGTCATATTTTTAGATGATTTACAGTGGGTTGATGGGGCATCCTTAAAATTAATTCAGCTATTAATCACTGAGGCAAATTACCTTTTATTAATTGGGGCGTACCGCAATAACGAAGTCCAAGCAGGACATCCATTGATGTTGACTTTGAGTGAACTACAAAAAAATCAAGTCACTATTAATAAAATTAGTTTAGCACCACTCCATCAATTACATATCAATCAATTAGTTGCTGATACACTCAAATGTCAAGCGAGTTTGGCATTACCGCTTTCGGGCTTGGTATTTCAAAAAACGCAAGGTAATCCATTTTTCATCAACCAATTTCTCAAAGCACTGCACCAAAATGGGTTAATTACATTTGATGTGGAATTGGGTTGTTGGCAATGTGAAATTACCCAAATCACGACTCAATCACTCACAGAAGATGTTGTGACTTTGATGAGTTGGCAACTGCAAAGATTACCACCAGCCACACAAAAGTTATTGCAGTTAGCAGCTTGTATTGGTAACTCTTTTGATTTAGATACTCTAGCAATTGTTTCCCAACAATCCCCAATAGAAGCGGCTGCTAATTTATGGAAAGCTTTACAGGAAGGTTTAGTATTACCAATTAATGAAGTTTATAAGTTTTATATTGGCACAGAAAATCTAATCAATAAATTACAAAAAATACAAAATGTTTCCTACATATTTTTACACGATCGCGTCCAACAAGCAGCTTATATTCTCATTCCTGAATATCAAAAACCAGTGATTCATCTCAAAATTGGTCAACTTTTATTAGAGAATTTGACTCCAGAAGCACAGGAAGAACGCTTGTTTGTAATTGTCAATCATTGGAATGACGGCATCACTTTACTTACCCAACCATCAGAACGAGAAAATTTAGCTCAATTAAATTTAGCAGCAGGGAGAAAAGCCAAATTAACTCATACCTACAAAACAGCGATCGCTTATTTTGAACAAGGTATCCAACTTTTGCCGCCAGATGCTTGGACAAGACTCTACCCTCTGACTCTCGCCTTACACCAAGAAATCACAGAAGTTTGCTATCTCAATTCCGATTTTGCCGGGGTGACAAAATGGGCTGAGATTGTCTGTCAAAATGCCCAGAATTTACTAGACACCATCAAAGTTCGGCAAAACTGTATTATTGCAGCTAACGTCCAAGGCAAAATTGCCGATTCCCTGCAAATTGGATTAGATTTTTTAAGCTCCTTGGGAGTAGAATTTCCCGCACAGCCGACTCAAGCAGATATTCAACAAGCATTTGCCAGAACGAGATCGCTATGGGTCGATAAATCTATCGAGAGTTTGTTAGATTTGCCCCCCCTCAAAGATCCTCATCTGTTAGCCCAGATGGAAGTTTTAACCGTCTTGTCCTCAGCAGCTTACATCATCGCACCTGATTTAATGCCATTGCTGATTTTCAAACAAGTGGAAATCTCCATTCAATTTGGCAATTCGCCTACTTCGGTGTTTGCTTACGGTGACTATGGTATAGTTCTCTGCGGTGTGATTAATGATATTGAAAACGGCTACGAATTTGGAGAATTGTCTATAAAATTGCGCGATCGCCTGCAAATTGAGGCATTTAAAAGCCGCAATGGGTTTGTAAATTACTACTTTATTAAACATTGGAAAGATCACTTGTCCCAGGTTTTACATCCCCTAGAACAAGCTTATCAAAGCGGCATCGCTACTGGGGATCTAGAATCAGCCAATCTCAATGCCGGCGCTTATTGCATCTATGCTTATTATCAAGGTCAGGCTTTACCCGAATTAGTCCTCAAGATGGATTTTTATCGGCAAGTGATTATCAAACATCAGCATACTCATTGTTTAGTTTTGCAAGCAGTTTGTCATCAAGCAGTAATTAACTTACTAGGTAATAATCTACATCCTGAACAATTGACTGGTGAGATGTTTGATGCAGATGCAGCCTTACCCCAACTACGAGAGCATAACTATCTTTCTGGTTTGTTGCAATGGTATATCAATCAAACAGTTTTGTATTACCTATTTCACCAGTATGAAGCGGCGGCACGGCTGTCGGCGCAAACAGTGGAGTATCTTGATAGCGGAACTGCAACATTGACAATTGTCATCCATACCTGGTTTGATGCCTTGATTCAACTGAATCTTTATGCGAGTGCGACGCCACAAGAGCGTCAGGCAATTTTACAGCAAGTCCAACAGCAACAAGATAAGTTAGATCATTGGGCAACTTTTGCGCCCAGCAATCATCAACACCGTTGGGAATTAGTCATAGCCGAAAAAAATCGGGTTGTGGGTAATCAAGTTGAGGCGATGCAATATTACGATCGCGCGATCGCCAATGCTAAAACCAACGGATTTATTCAAGATGTAGCCCTCGCCAACGAACTCGCTGCCAAATTTTATCTAGCTTGGGGTAAAGAGAAATTTGCCGCTATTTATATGCAGGAAGCTTATCGCTGCTATGAACTTTGGGGAGCTAAAGCCAAAACTCAGGATTTAGTACAAACCTATCCCCACCTACTCACACCCATCCCCAACCCCACACCAGCCACTAAATCGAAACTGACTCCAGAATTTTCCGCCACCCTGGATTTAAACACAGTAATCAAAGCCAATCAAACCCTCTCCCGCGAAATTCACACTGATCGACTACTACAGAACTTGATTCAACTGGTGATTACCAATGCTGGTGCAGACAAAGCCGCACTGTTTTGGAATTATGACGGCGCTTTGGAACTGGGAATTAAGTATTTTAACCATGCTGTTCAATCTCTAGAACGTAAACCTATCGAGAAATGCCAACACATCCTCCGCCCGTTGATTCATTATGTTGAGCGGACTGGGGAAACAGTGATTACCGACTATAAAACCCATATCAGCACCATTAATGATCCTTATTGTCTCCAGCATCAACCCAAAAGTATTTTATGTACGCCAATTCTCAATCAAGGGCAATTAGTAGCTGTTTTGTACTTAGAAAACGCCATTACCTTTGGAGCTTTTACCGATGAGCGAGTGGAATTGCTGAAATTACTATGTTCTCAAGCGGCAATTTCCCTGGTAAATGCCAGATTATATGAGCAATCCCAATCTTATGCCCAACAATTAGAGCGATCGCTCCAAGAACGCCAACAAGCCGAAGCCGCTCTAGCAGAAAGTGAAGCCAAATTCAGAGGCTTGGTGGAAGGAGGCAGCGATGTGATTTGGTCAGCAGAAATAGATGGTACACTGACTTATCTCTCTCCCCAGTTTCAAACAATCTTTGGATTTAACCCAGATGATTTTATTGGTAGATCCTTCTCAATTTTTATCCATCCCGATGATCAAGAACAGATTCAAAAACCGGTGAGATGTTTGATTGAGCAAGGTGAAACAATTCTCCAGCAAGAGTTTCGCCATCTTTGCCAAGATGGGAGTTACTTGTGGGTGACAGTCAATGTTACACCCATTCGGGATACTGGCGGTAAGGTAATTCGACACCAAGGCATAATTCGAGATATCAACAACTCTAAGCGAATTGAAGCAGAACAAAAGCGACAGCTGGCAATTCTCGAAAGTACCTCAGATTTTGTTGGTACAGCCGATCCCCAAGGTAAAATCCTCTACCTCAACCAAGCTTGGCGCAATTTATTGGATTTAGATGGAGCCGAACCAGCCAACCGAGTGAATATTACCGAACAGCATCCAGCTTGGGCGTTAGAGATAATTATCAACCAAGCATTGCCGACAGCGAGAATTTCAAGAATGTGGGTGGGAGAAACGGCGCTGCTAGATCACAAAGGAAGAGAAGTTCCAGTTTCGCAACTAGTGATTGCCCACAAATCTAGCAATGGTGAAGTGGAGTATTTTTCTACCATCGCACGAGATATTAGCGATCGCCAACAACAAGAACAACAACTCAAACAAGCCAATGCAGAACTGATGCGTGCAACTCAACTCAAAGACGAGTTTCTGGCTACCATGAGTCACGAATTGCGTACCCCTCTGAACGTAATTTTAGGTATGACGGAGGGATTGCAAGAAGAAATCTTTGGGCCAGTGACCGAAAAACAACTCAAAACCCTCAAAACCATCGAGCGGAGTGGGTTTCATTTACTGGAATTGATTAACGATATTCTGGATATCTCCAAAATCTCCTCTGGCCAGATTGAACTCCAATATACCAAAACCGCAGTTATTCCCTTGTGTGAACAAAGTCTCGAATTAATCAAACCCCAAGCCGCCAAAAAATCAATTCAAATAGAAAGTAAATTACCTGCTGATGTACCTAATTTATATATAGATGAACGACGCATTCGCCAAGTATTAATTAATCTGCTCAATAATGCGGTAAAATTCACCCCAGATGGTGGTTCAATTACTATAGAAGTGATTTTTCCCAAGGTAATTGATCAGCAAAATTATCTGCAAATTGCCATCACAGATACAGGTATTGGTATCGCCCCAGAAAATCTCCACAGAGTTTTTGAACCTTTCATTCAAGTTGATAGTAGCCTCAGCCGCAAGTATCAAGGTACAGGGTTAGGACTAGCTATTGTCAAACGCATCGTTGAATTACATGGGGGAGATGTTACCTTAACTAGTGAGCTAGGCATTGGTAGTTGTTTTGCGATCGCTTTACCGTACTGA
- a CDS encoding alpha/beta fold hydrolase has product MKDWWQETFPQGRQNLIITDAQGYPVQIAYGEKGTGKPLILMHGMGSWSYNWRYSVEPLSKYFRVICFDAKGFGFSEKPCLRREHDGHQVIELERIIQELCDEPAVVVAESLGGLVALALAQEKPELISRLIVVNVPIFADRLPHWAMSILAHTPIEVLQAIDSLRLAYFAAPLVREIMAVERRRVLFDPSILSQEDVYWITYPFIEIPGTLVKVAEDLQLAAREIANLQSNQPNMLTRIQSKLSHIECPTLILWGDKDSWFPASHGEKLHQCIANSKFHILTDCYHDASTGSAKVINTEILKFLQETNVI; this is encoded by the coding sequence ATGAAAGATTGGTGGCAAGAAACTTTTCCGCAAGGTCGGCAAAACCTCATTATTACTGATGCTCAAGGATATCCTGTGCAGATTGCCTATGGAGAAAAAGGTACAGGTAAACCCTTAATTTTAATGCACGGTATGGGCAGTTGGAGCTATAACTGGCGTTATAGTGTGGAACCATTATCAAAATATTTTCGGGTGATTTGTTTTGATGCCAAAGGCTTTGGATTTTCTGAAAAACCTTGTCTGCGTCGAGAACATGACGGTCATCAAGTAATTGAATTAGAGCGGATTATTCAAGAATTATGTGATGAACCTGCGGTTGTAGTTGCCGAGTCTTTGGGTGGTTTAGTTGCTTTAGCATTAGCACAAGAAAAACCAGAATTAATTTCACGGTTAATAGTAGTTAATGTGCCAATTTTTGCTGACCGCTTACCCCATTGGGCAATGTCAATTTTAGCTCACACACCCATCGAAGTTTTGCAAGCAATAGACTCTTTGCGGTTAGCTTATTTTGCTGCACCACTCGTCAGAGAAATTATGGCAGTTGAACGCCGGAGAGTGCTATTTGACCCATCAATTTTGTCACAGGAAGATGTGTATTGGATTACTTATCCTTTTATCGAAATTCCTGGAACTTTAGTAAAAGTTGCTGAAGATTTGCAACTGGCGGCGCGAGAAATTGCTAACTTGCAAAGCAATCAACCTAATATGCTCACAAGGATTCAAAGCAAGCTATCTCATATTGAGTGTCCTACACTAATTTTATGGGGCGATAAAGATAGTTGGTTTCCGGCTAGTCATGGCGAAAAGCTTCATCAATGTATTGCTAATTCTAAATTTCACATCTTGACTGATTGTTATCATGATGCTTCTACAGGTTCAGCTAAAGTGATTAATACAGAAATTTTGAAATTTTTACAGGAAACAAATGTTATTTAG
- a CDS encoding DUF4112 domain-containing protein: MDKAITIPGTDVSVGLDPLLGLLPVGGDVVGLIFSSYIILEAARLGAPKATLGRMILNIIIDSLVGSLPVAGDLFDFAWKSNEYNLKLLEEHLKIPGGTKKADTGFVLVVLVGLLLLGIVLITIPILLISTLWRVLTGG; this comes from the coding sequence ATGGACAAAGCCATCACTATTCCTGGTACAGATGTGAGTGTCGGTTTAGATCCATTATTAGGACTGTTACCTGTTGGTGGTGATGTTGTGGGATTGATATTTTCCAGCTACATCATTTTAGAAGCTGCCAGATTAGGTGCGCCTAAAGCAACTTTAGGCAGAATGATTTTGAATATCATCATTGATAGTTTGGTGGGCAGTTTACCTGTAGCCGGAGACTTATTTGATTTTGCATGGAAGTCGAATGAATATAATCTCAAGCTGTTAGAAGAACATTTAAAAATTCCTGGCGGTACAAAAAAGGCCGATACTGGGTTTGTGTTAGTTGTTTTAGTCGGTTTATTATTGCTAGGTATTGTTTTAATCACAATTCCAATATTATTAATTAGCACTTTGTGGCGAGTATTAACTGGTGGTTAG
- a CDS encoding YihY/virulence factor BrkB family protein, whose amino-acid sequence MPKPRFVRFFRHLNWRILKKTFARTIERRLLGLAAEIAFNAMLSLFPAILAVLTAIGLLAESLQDTFRQMAALLSQVAPEEAMILIRDFASREIAHSKNSSLFSLSFAIALWTASGAISTAMTAFDQIHQTPPQQSRPFWQAKLISLGLTVGTIVLLMLASFLIFVSDLLLKIAVYEHSSLLFLQHLWQLLRWPVSLSIVATAFSFVYRYGPSVWNPGTPIMPGASLAAIFWAILSSLFRLYVTNFGNYNKVYGAVGTVIVLMLWLWMSAAVLLIGNQLNVIVGEDMRYQKIGSQEAKEQESRGVEEQGSRGAEK is encoded by the coding sequence ATGCCAAAGCCGCGTTTTGTCCGTTTTTTTCGCCATCTGAATTGGCGCATTCTCAAAAAAACCTTTGCTCGGACAATCGAACGACGACTACTAGGACTTGCTGCTGAAATTGCCTTTAATGCCATGTTATCGTTGTTTCCGGCTATTTTGGCTGTACTGACAGCGATTGGTTTGTTGGCAGAATCGTTACAAGATACTTTTAGACAGATGGCGGCTTTATTGAGTCAAGTTGCGCCAGAAGAAGCGATGATTTTGATTCGTGACTTTGCCAGCCGGGAAATTGCCCACTCTAAAAATAGTAGTTTGTTTTCTCTCAGCTTTGCGATCGCTCTTTGGACTGCTTCTGGTGCTATCAGTACAGCTATGACAGCATTTGATCAAATCCATCAAACTCCGCCACAACAAAGCCGTCCTTTTTGGCAAGCTAAACTGATTTCGTTGGGTTTAACAGTTGGTACAATAGTACTGTTAATGTTGGCTTCGTTTTTAATCTTTGTTAGTGACCTACTATTAAAAATAGCCGTCTATGAGCATAGTTCTTTACTATTTTTGCAGCACCTTTGGCAGTTATTACGCTGGCCTGTGAGTTTAAGTATTGTTGCTACGGCTTTTAGTTTTGTGTATCGCTATGGCCCTAGTGTGTGGAATCCTGGCACACCAATTATGCCAGGGGCAAGTTTAGCAGCGATTTTTTGGGCAATACTCTCATCATTATTCCGGCTTTATGTCACTAATTTTGGTAACTACAATAAAGTTTATGGCGCAGTCGGGACTGTCATCGTTTTAATGCTGTGGTTGTGGATGAGTGCGGCTGTTTTACTCATTGGAAACCAACTAAATGTGATTGTCGGCGAAGATATGCGCTATCAAAAGATAGGGAGTCAGGAAGCAAAGGAACAGGAAAGCAGAGGAGTAGAGGAGCAGGGGAGCAGGGGAGCAGAAAAATAA
- a CDS encoding DUF4870 domain-containing protein: MSHLPLTVRIWAAICHLNAFIWIPFLFFQYTLHNALLQLAPLPPGVSICLVRPHAICNAEVRYMLFVVMLIQLTCVCCLPFISVVVTLFLWKIKKNTDFFIYQHGKEALKFQLELAYIMIILHVICILILMILNSLTAGGLLVIMILDVYVFPILVILQSLKAVFCSFKALNGGFIRYNDIVK, from the coding sequence ATGTCACATTTACCATTAACTGTTCGTATATGGGCTGCAATTTGCCATCTTAACGCATTTATTTGGATACCTTTTTTGTTTTTCCAATACACATTGCATAATGCTTTACTTCAGCTTGCGCCACTTCCGCCAGGAGTCTCTATCTGTCTTGTAAGACCACACGCAATTTGTAATGCTGAAGTTCGGTATATGCTTTTTGTTGTGATGTTAATTCAATTAACTTGCGTTTGTTGCCTTCCTTTTATTAGTGTGGTAGTCACATTATTTTTATGGAAAATTAAGAAAAATACTGATTTTTTCATATATCAGCATGGTAAAGAAGCTCTAAAATTTCAACTAGAGTTGGCATATATTATGATTATTTTGCATGTTATTTGTATATTGATATTGATGATATTAAATTCACTAACAGCAGGAGGTTTACTGGTAATAATGATATTAGATGTTTATGTGTTTCCAATCTTAGTAATATTACAATCATTAAAAGCTGTATTCTGCTCGTTTAAGGCATTGAATGGAGGTTTTATTCGTTATAATGACATAGTAAAATGA